In Helicobacter pylori, a single genomic region encodes these proteins:
- a CDS encoding M48 family peptidase, with the protein MNAYCLTLNDTNIAIEKKDIKHLHVSVCPPDGSVHVSCPLALNDESLRLSLIKRLPWIKEQQQNFLNQNRQSQREMLERESHYLFGKRYLLKIEHTIKKHFVLQSPKYLILHVHQKTSLENRLKVLENYYRQVLREKIQTYINQYEKILNESIQSFKIQKMKRIWGSCNIAKRTLLFNLELAKAPRKGIEYVVVHELSHLKARHHNEYFRDLLSLYLPDWQRAKASLKETYLEYS; encoded by the coding sequence ATGAACGCTTATTGTTTAACCTTAAATGATACCAACATCGCTATAGAAAAAAAGGATATTAAGCATTTACATGTTAGCGTTTGCCCGCCCGATGGCTCCGTGCATGTGTCTTGCCCCCTAGCTTTAAACGATGAGAGCCTTAGGCTTTCTTTGATTAAAAGACTCCCTTGGATAAAAGAACAGCAACAAAATTTTTTAAACCAAAACAGACAGAGCCAAAGGGAAATGCTAGAGAGAGAAAGCCATTATCTTTTTGGGAAACGCTATTTGCTAAAGATTGAACACACTATAAAAAAACACTTCGTCCTCCAAAGCCCTAAATATTTAATCTTGCATGTCCATCAAAAAACAAGCTTAGAAAACCGCTTAAAAGTGTTAGAAAACTATTACAGACAAGTTTTAAGAGAAAAAATACAAACCTACATCAACCAATACGAAAAGATTTTAAACGAGAGCATACAAAGCTTTAAGATCCAAAAAATGAAACGGATATGGGGGAGTTGTAATATTGCTAAACGCACCTTACTTTTTAATTTGGAATTGGCTAAAGCACCTAGAAAGGGCATTGAATATGTGGTTGTGCATGAATTATCGCATTTAAAAGCGCGCCACCATAACGAATACTTTAGGGATTTGCTGAGTTTGTATTTGCCTGATTGGCAAAGGGCTAAGGCCAGCCTTAAAGAAACTTATTTGGAATATTCTTAA
- a CDS encoding purine-nucleoside phosphorylase, whose product MLLCAGRNETLKKAAPIGVGLIESAINLTRMCLKNPNIKSLIFMGSAGSYSPETELLSVFESVQGYQIEESFSHLNSYTPLDNSIHIETKEQALFERVGVNSSNYIHTGETFAKKMVQKGVLLENMEFFSVLSVAKIFSLKAKGIFCVSNHVGFNAHKEFKENHAKVKQILENIIDSLIV is encoded by the coding sequence ATGCTGCTTTGCGCAGGAAGGAATGAGACTTTAAAAAAAGCGGCGCCTATTGGCGTGGGCTTGATAGAAAGCGCGATTAATTTAACGAGAATGTGTTTAAAAAACCCTAATATTAAGAGCCTTATTTTTATGGGGAGCGCGGGGAGTTATAGCCCAGAAACGGAGCTTTTGAGCGTGTTTGAAAGCGTTCAAGGCTATCAAATTGAAGAGAGTTTTAGCCATTTAAACAGCTACACGCCTTTAGATAATTCCATTCACATAGAAACTAAAGAGCAGGCTCTTTTTGAAAGGGTGGGCGTGAATAGCAGTAACTATATCCACACCGGCGAAACGTTTGCTAAAAAAATGGTTCAAAAGGGCGTTTTATTGGAAAACATGGAGTTTTTTAGCGTTTTAAGCGTGGCTAAAATTTTTTCTTTAAAGGCTAAAGGGATTTTTTGCGTGAGTAATCATGTAGGGTTTAACGCGCATAAGGAATTTAAAGAAAACCACGCCAAAGTCAAACAGATTTTAGAAAACATCATTGATAGTTTGATAGTTTAG
- a CDS encoding exodeoxyribonuclease III: MKLISWNVNGLRACMTKGFMDFFNSVDADVFCIQESKMQQEQNTFEFKGYFDFWNCAIKKGYSGVVTFTKKEPLSVSYGINIEEHDKEGRVITCEFESFYLVNVYTPNSQQALSRLSYRMSWEVEFKKFLKALELKKPVIVCGDLNVAHNEIDLENPKTNRKNAGFSDEERGKFNELLNAGFIDTFRYFYPNKEKAYTWWSYMQQARDKDIGWRIDYFLCSNPLKTRLKDALIYKDILGSDHCPVGLELV, encoded by the coding sequence ATGAAATTGATTTCATGGAATGTGAACGGGTTAAGGGCTTGCATGACTAAGGGTTTTATGGATTTTTTCAATAGCGTTGATGCGGATGTTTTTTGCATTCAAGAATCTAAAATGCAACAAGAACAAAACACCTTTGAATTTAAGGGGTATTTTGATTTTTGGAATTGCGCGATTAAAAAGGGCTATTCTGGGGTGGTAACTTTCACTAAAAAAGAGCCTTTAAGCGTGAGCTATGGGATTAATATTGAAGAGCATGACAAAGAGGGGCGCGTAATAACTTGCGAATTTGAGTCGTTTTACTTGGTGAATGTTTATACCCCTAATTCCCAACAAGCCCTATCCAGGCTTAGTTATCGCATGAGTTGGGAAGTGGAATTTAAGAAATTTTTAAAAGCTTTAGAATTGAAAAAACCGGTCATTGTGTGTGGGGATTTGAATGTGGCCCACAATGAAATTGATTTAGAAAACCCCAAAACCAACCGAAAAAACGCGGGCTTTAGCGATGAAGAGAGAGGGAAATTCAACGAGCTTTTGAACGCCGGTTTTATTGACACTTTCCGTTATTTTTACCCCAACAAAGAAAAGGCTTACACCTGGTGGAGTTACATGCAACAAGCAAGGGATAAAGACATTGGTTGGCGCATTGATTATTTTTTATGCTCTAACCCTTTAAAAACGCGCTTAAAAGACGCTTTAATCTATAAAGATATTTTAGGGAGTGATCATTGCCCGGTAGGGTTGGAATTAGTTTAA
- a CDS encoding type I restriction endonuclease subunit R: MMKTEREVQNQVIETFKAMGYAYLGDLTKSDNENINKESLKAWLIKNQKIEPERWHKIEQKIHNALKNDLYEANQTFYELLIYGVNTKISQNENTQTHWLIDWKDVSQNEFSVAEEVSVKGPNMKRPDMVLYVNGIALGVLELKKSSVSVESGIRQNLDNQKKEFIRDFFKTIQLVMAGNESQGLRYGVIETEEKYYLSWKEEGVQKNLFETIECFLDKKRFLEFIHDFLIFDKGQKKCARFHQYFAIKKTQEFIQRKEGGIIWHTQGSGKSLTMVWLTQWLRGNRQQARILIVTDRRELDAQIQGVFSGIGKDLYRADSKKDLLSALFENKEFLVGSLVHKFDDNDLEDLKKQPVLKEWVVLVDECHRTQSGKLHKAMKSLLPNAIFIAFSGTPLLKQEKKTSQEVFGNYIHCYKFNEAVSDKVVLDLNYEARSVNQYVSDPVKLDEYFELKTQGLNEAAKTELKKKWVNLQKVFSTKDRLAHIVQDIVLDMAKLPRLRNEKGNAMLVAESVYNACRYFELFLKTELKDKVAVITSYEPNIADLKDCGSDESEESYKYRAYCKMLQNFFDEKDEKKALNQIKEFEEKVKERFINEPSRMKLLIVVDKLLTGFDAPSLTYLYMDKKMQDHGLFQAVCRVNRLDSEDKDFGCIIDYKDLFDSLQEAHSDYTNKAFENYEREDIQGLISDKSQKIKKRLEEVRGQLKSLCEGVKEPKDEEDYIAYFCGSNLEKNAQKRRLFYQLVGAFLRMFVELNNLEKPIYSKEETQPIKQEAEFYRHLQKVVGLSSGDSVDLKSYNEDMRRILDAYIKTTDSEVLFKIEDQGLCEVLAQMDINDFNKTLSQAFKNESSMAESIANNTRKRIIEKEASDPKYYEKLSSLLNDLILQFREKKLTYLEYSQQIQDLAKKVIHKENRNYPKKINTNALKTLYDNLDENEALALEIDACIRGNKKGDWVGHNQKEKNLKIALRKIINDEVLLENVFNLAKHIEEYH, encoded by the coding sequence ATGATGAAAACAGAAAGAGAAGTTCAAAATCAAGTCATAGAAACTTTTAAAGCAATGGGCTATGCGTATTTGGGGGATTTAACAAAGAGCGATAATGAAAACATCAATAAAGAAAGCCTGAAAGCATGGCTAATTAAAAATCAAAAAATTGAGCCTGAAAGGTGGCATAAAATTGAGCAGAAAATCCATAACGCTTTAAAAAACGATTTATACGAAGCGAATCAAACATTTTACGAGCTTTTGATTTATGGCGTGAACACTAAAATAAGCCAGAATGAAAACACTCAAACGCATTGGCTCATTGATTGGAAAGACGTTTCTCAAAATGAATTTAGCGTGGCTGAAGAAGTGAGCGTTAAAGGGCCAAACATGAAACGGCCGGACATGGTGCTTTACGTTAATGGGATCGCTTTAGGGGTGCTAGAATTGAAAAAATCCAGCGTGAGCGTGGAAAGCGGTATCCGGCAAAATTTAGACAACCAGAAGAAAGAGTTTATTAGAGATTTTTTTAAAACGATCCAATTGGTTATGGCGGGCAATGAAAGTCAAGGGCTAAGATATGGCGTCATAGAAACTGAAGAAAAATACTACCTTTCTTGGAAAGAAGAGGGCGTTCAAAAAAATTTGTTTGAGACGATTGAATGCTTTTTGGATAAAAAAAGGTTTTTAGAATTTATCCATGATTTTTTGATTTTTGATAAGGGGCAAAAGAAATGTGCCCGGTTCCACCAGTATTTTGCAATTAAGAAAACGCAGGAATTTATCCAAAGAAAAGAAGGGGGGATTATCTGGCACACGCAAGGCAGCGGTAAGAGCTTGACTATGGTGTGGCTCACTCAATGGCTAAGAGGGAATCGCCAACAAGCAAGGATTTTAATCGTTACGGACAGGAGGGAATTAGACGCTCAAATTCAAGGCGTGTTTAGTGGGATAGGCAAGGATCTTTATCGCGCAGACAGCAAGAAGGATTTATTGAGCGCGCTGTTTGAAAATAAGGAATTTTTGGTTGGCTCGCTTGTGCATAAGTTTGATGACAACGACTTAGAAGATTTAAAAAAGCAACCTGTTTTAAAGGAATGGGTTGTTTTAGTGGATGAATGCCACAGAACCCAAAGCGGTAAATTGCATAAAGCCATGAAAAGCCTGCTCCCTAATGCGATTTTTATCGCCTTTAGCGGCACGCCCTTATTGAAACAAGAGAAAAAGACAAGCCAGGAAGTGTTTGGGAATTACATCCATTGCTATAAATTTAATGAAGCCGTTAGCGATAAAGTGGTGCTGGATTTAAATTATGAAGCCAGGAGCGTGAATCAGTATGTCAGCGACCCTGTAAAGCTGGACGAATATTTTGAATTAAAAACCCAAGGCTTGAATGAGGCGGCTAAAACAGAGCTTAAAAAGAAATGGGTTAATTTGCAAAAAGTTTTTTCCACTAAAGACAGATTAGCTCATATTGTGCAAGATATTGTATTGGATATGGCAAAACTCCCACGATTAAGGAATGAAAAGGGGAATGCCATGCTGGTGGCTGAAAGCGTGTATAACGCATGCCGGTATTTTGAACTCTTTTTAAAAACAGAATTAAAGGATAAGGTGGCTGTGATCACAAGCTATGAACCCAATATCGCTGATTTGAAAGATTGCGGGAGCGATGAGAGCGAAGAGAGTTACAAATACCGCGCTTATTGCAAAATGCTGCAAAACTTTTTTGATGAAAAAGATGAGAAAAAAGCCCTTAATCAAATTAAAGAGTTTGAAGAAAAAGTTAAAGAGCGTTTTATTAATGAGCCTTCTAGAATGAAGCTGTTGATCGTGGTGGATAAGCTATTGACCGGTTTTGATGCGCCAAGCCTCACTTATTTATACATGGATAAAAAAATGCAAGATCATGGGCTTTTTCAAGCGGTGTGCAGGGTGAATAGACTAGATAGCGAAGATAAGGATTTTGGCTGTATCATAGACTATAAGGATTTGTTTGATAGCCTACAAGAAGCGCACAGCGATTACACCAATAAAGCGTTTGAAAACTATGAAAGAGAAGACATTCAAGGGCTGATCTCTGACAAATCCCAAAAGATTAAGAAAAGATTAGAAGAAGTTAGAGGGCAATTGAAATCGCTTTGCGAAGGCGTGAAAGAGCCAAAAGATGAAGAGGATTATATCGCTTATTTTTGTGGGAGCAATTTAGAAAAAAACGCTCAAAAAAGGCGGTTGTTTTACCAGCTCGTTGGCGCGTTTTTAAGAATGTTTGTGGAATTGAATAACTTAGAAAAGCCCATTTATTCTAAAGAAGAAACGCAACCAATCAAACAAGAAGCGGAATTTTACAGGCATTTACAAAAGGTGGTTGGCTTGAGTAGTGGGGATAGCGTGGATTTAAAAAGCTATAATGAAGACATGCGCCGGATCTTAGACGCTTACATTAAAACCACGGATAGCGAGGTGTTATTCAAAATAGAAGATCAAGGGCTGTGCGAAGTTTTAGCCCAAATGGATATTAATGATTTCAATAAGACGCTGTCTCAAGCGTTTAAAAATGAAAGCTCTATGGCAGAAAGCATCGCTAACAACACCAGAAAACGCATTATAGAAAAAGAAGCGAGCGATCCTAAGTATTACGAAAAATTATCTTCGCTTTTAAACGATTTGATTCTCCAATTTAGAGAAAAGAAATTAACCTATTTAGAATACTCGCAACAAATCCAGGACCTAGCCAAAAAAGTTATCCATAAAGAAAATAGAAATTACCCTAAAAAGATCAACACTAACGCTTTAAAAACCCTCTATGATAATTTAGATGAAAATGAAGCCTTAGCCCTAGAAATAGACGCATGCATCAGGGGTAATAAAAAAGGCGATTGGGTGGGGCATAACCAAAAAGAAAAAAACCTTAAAATCGCTTTAAGAAAAATCATAAACGATGAGGTTTTGTTAGAAAACGTCTTTAATTTAGCCAAACACATAGAGGAGTATCACTAA
- a CDS encoding ligand-gated channel — translation MLHKKVLLALTASLICQESLFAKEKDYTLGKVSTAGKKDRSDYSGQVNLGYSGITAPKSWQDEEVKKYTGSRTVISNKALTQQANQSIEEALQNVPGLQIRNATGVGAMPTIQIRGFGAGGSGHSDATLMLVNGIPVYMAPYAHIELDIFPVTFQAIDRIDVIKGGGSVQYGPNTYGGIVNIITKPIPTQWENQAAERITYWAKARNAGFAAPPDKTGDPSFIKSLGNNLLYNTYVRSGGMINKHVGIQAQANWVRGQGFRDNSPSNISNYWLDGVYDINESNGIKAYYQYYDFAIAQPGSLSEQDYKINRFANLRPLNQKGGRSQRFGAVYENRFGDLDRVGGTFSFTYYGQLMTRDFQVSSSYNSANMVTCFSEAACRAAGLPAGYNLAVPYYATNYNGWAEVENPVRSINNAFEPKVNLIVNTGKVKQTFIMGLRFMTTTFLQRQYLNTNECATKTSGEGAGFLCEGANVMSGWKPHIKHGVYRNWNNWRNNYTAVYLSDRIEAWDGRFFIVPGLRYAFVQYNNENASNWMQIPEKDLRKIKHMNNWMPSTNIGFIPVQGDHNVLTYFNYQRSFVPPQLDVLSYGGAEYFTQHFDTVEAGARYTYKDKFSFNADYFRIWARDFATGQYSVYTSGPMKGNVRPINGYSQGVELELYYRPIRGLQFHAAFNYIDTRVTSHGPLTDLNGDVLKGTSYNKHFPFVSPFQFILDARYNWRKTTIGISSYFYSRAYSGISNSAAGGYYGMQYYSGGNNYESVLNSGYQCEAWCMTQHEGLLPWYWVWNIQVSQIFWENGRHRVTGSLQINNIFNMKYYFTGIGSSPAGLQPAPGRSVTAYLNYTF, via the coding sequence GTGCTGCATAAAAAAGTTCTGTTGGCTTTAACTGCCAGTTTGATTTGCCAAGAGTCTTTGTTCGCTAAGGAAAAAGATTACACTTTGGGCAAGGTTTCTACTGCCGGCAAAAAGGATAGATCTGATTATTCTGGGCAGGTCAATTTGGGTTATAGCGGGATTACTGCACCTAAGAGTTGGCAAGATGAAGAAGTGAAAAAATACACAGGAAGCCGCACGGTGATCTCTAATAAAGCGCTCACCCAACAAGCTAACCAAAGCATTGAAGAAGCTTTACAGAATGTCCCCGGTCTGCAAATTAGGAATGCGACAGGTGTAGGGGCTATGCCCACTATCCAAATCCGTGGCTTTGGAGCTGGGGGTTCAGGGCATAGCGATGCGACGCTCATGTTAGTTAATGGTATTCCTGTTTATATGGCCCCCTACGCTCACATTGAGCTAGACATTTTCCCTGTTACCTTTCAAGCCATTGATCGCATTGATGTGATCAAGGGTGGAGGCAGCGTGCAATATGGGCCTAACACTTATGGGGGTATTGTCAATATCATCACTAAGCCTATCCCTACTCAATGGGAAAACCAAGCGGCTGAAAGGATCACTTATTGGGCTAAGGCTAGAAACGCCGGGTTTGCCGCTCCCCCTGATAAAACCGGCGATCCTTCTTTCATCAAGTCTTTGGGCAACAACCTCCTCTATAACACCTATGTGAGGAGCGGAGGGATGATCAATAAACATGTGGGTATCCAAGCGCAAGCTAACTGGGTTAGAGGACAAGGCTTTAGGGACAATAGCCCCTCTAATATTTCAAACTATTGGCTAGATGGGGTCTATGACATCAATGAAAGCAATGGGATTAAAGCCTATTACCAATACTACGATTTTGCTATCGCCCAACCGGGATCACTAAGCGAGCAAGATTACAAAATAAACCGCTTCGCTAATTTGCGCCCCTTAAACCAAAAAGGCGGGCGTTCACAACGCTTTGGGGCTGTGTATGAAAACCGCTTCGGGGATTTAGACAGAGTGGGCGGGACTTTTAGCTTCACTTACTATGGGCAGTTGATGACTAGGGATTTTCAAGTGAGCTCTAGCTACAATAGCGCTAACATGGTTACTTGTTTTAGCGAAGCGGCATGCAGGGCGGCAGGACTTCCGGCAGGGTATAACTTGGCTGTGCCTTATTATGCCACTAACTACAATGGCTGGGCAGAAGTAGAAAACCCTGTGCGCTCCATTAACAACGCTTTTGAGCCTAAAGTGAATCTGATCGTCAATACCGGGAAAGTCAAGCAAACCTTTATCATGGGCTTGCGTTTCATGACCACCACTTTTTTACAGCGCCAATACTTAAACACCAATGAATGCGCCACCAAAACGAGCGGTGAGGGGGCAGGATTCTTGTGTGAGGGCGCTAATGTGATGAGCGGTTGGAAACCCCACATCAAGCATGGCGTTTATAGAAACTGGAATAACTGGCGTAACAATTACACGGCAGTTTATTTGAGCGATCGCATTGAAGCTTGGGACGGGCGCTTTTTCATCGTGCCTGGTTTGCGCTACGCTTTTGTGCAATACAACAACGAAAATGCGTCTAACTGGATGCAAATCCCTGAGAAGGATTTAAGAAAAATCAAGCACATGAACAATTGGATGCCCTCAACCAACATTGGCTTTATCCCTGTGCAAGGCGATCACAATGTGCTTACCTACTTCAACTACCAACGCTCTTTTGTCCCGCCTCAATTAGACGTTTTGAGCTATGGAGGAGCGGAGTATTTCACCCAACACTTTGACACGGTGGAAGCAGGAGCGCGCTACACCTATAAAGATAAGTTTAGCTTTAATGCAGACTACTTCAGGATTTGGGCACGCGATTTTGCCACCGGGCAGTATTCAGTCTATACAAGCGGTCCCATGAAAGGTAATGTGCGCCCCATTAATGGCTATTCTCAAGGCGTGGAGCTGGAATTGTATTACAGGCCTATTAGAGGGTTGCAATTCCATGCCGCTTTCAACTACATTGACACTCGTGTAACTAGCCATGGCCCTTTAACAGACTTGAACGGGGATGTGCTAAAAGGGACTAGCTATAACAAGCATTTCCCTTTTGTAAGCCCTTTCCAATTCATTCTTGACGCTCGCTACAATTGGCGTAAAACCACCATTGGTATTTCTAGCTATTTTTATAGCCGCGCTTATAGCGGGATTAGCAACAGTGCAGCAGGAGGCTATTATGGGATGCAATATTATAGTGGGGGGAACAACTATGAAAGCGTCCTTAATAGCGGTTATCAATGCGAAGCTTGGTGTATGACCCAGCATGAAGGGCTCTTGCCTTGGTATTGGGTGTGGAATATCCAAGTGAGCCAAATTTTCTGGGAAAACGGACGACACAGAGTTACAGGAAGCTTGCAAATCAATAACATCTTCAACATGAAGTATTATTTTACAGGGATTGGCTCTAGCCCTGCAGGCTTGCAACCCGCGCCTGGAAGGTCGGTTACAGCGTATTTGAACTACACTTTCTAA
- a CDS encoding DUF2443 domain-containing protein, with the protein MFEKIRKILADIEDSQNEIEMLLKLADLSLGDFIEIKRGSMDMPNGVNEAFFTQLSEEVERLKELINALNKIKKGLLVF; encoded by the coding sequence ATGTTTGAAAAAATACGCAAGATTTTAGCGGATATTGAAGATTCGCAAAATGAAATTGAAATGCTTTTAAAATTAGCGGATTTGAGTTTGGGGGATTTTATTGAGATTAAAAGAGGGAGCATGGACATGCCAAATGGTGTGAATGAAGCGTTTTTTACGCAATTAAGCGAAGAAGTGGAGCGCCTAAAGGAGCTTATCAACGCTTTAAATAAGATCAAAAAAGGGTTATTGGTGTTTTAA
- a CDS encoding competence protein: MKKTLCLSFFLTFFNPLQALVIELLKEIKTSPHKGTFKAKVLDSKEPRQVLGVYNISPHKKLTLTITHISTAIVYQPLDEKLSLETTLNPNRPTIPRNTQIVFSSKELKEVHAHQMPSLNAPMQKPQNKPSSSQQPPQNFSYPEPKLGSKNSKNSLLQPLAIPSKISPTNETQTPTNDTKPPLKHSSEDQENNLFITPPTEKTLPNNTSNADIDENNESNENRDNVEKQAIRDPNVKEFACGKWVYDDENLQAYRPSILKRVDEDKQTATDITPCDYSTAENKSGKIITPYTKISVHKTEPLEEPQTFEAKNNFAILQARSSTEKCKRARARKDGTTRQCYLIEEPLKQAWESEYEITTQLVKAVYERPKQDDQVEPTFYETSELAYSSTRKSEITQNELNLNEKFMEFVEVYEGHYLNDIIKESSEYKEWVKNHVRFKEGVCMVLEIEEQPRAKSTPLSIENSRVVCVKKGNYLFNEV; encoded by the coding sequence ATGAAAAAAACCCTTTGTCTGTCTTTCTTTCTGACTTTCTTTAACCCTCTTCAAGCCCTTGTGATCGAGCTTTTAAAAGAGATCAAAACTTCACCGCATAAAGGCACTTTTAAGGCTAAAGTCCTTGATTCTAAAGAACCAAGACAAGTTTTAGGCGTTTATAATATTTCCCCACACAAAAAACTCACGCTCACTATCACCCACATATCCACCGCAATCGTCTATCAACCCCTTGATGAAAAACTTTCTTTAGAAACGACCTTAAACCCTAACCGCCCTACTATCCCTAGAAACACCCAAATTGTTTTTTCTTCAAAAGAATTGAAAGAAGTGCACGCGCACCAAATGCCTTCTTTAAACGCGCCCATGCAAAAACCACAAAATAAACCCAGCTCATCGCAACAACCTCCTCAAAATTTTTCTTACCCAGAGCCCAAACTAGGCTCTAAAAACTCTAAAAACAGCCTTTTACAGCCTTTAGCAATTCCTAGCAAAATAAGCCCCACTAACGAAACTCAAACGCCAACAAACGACACCAAACCCCCTTTAAAGCATTCTTCAGAAGATCAAGAAAACAACCTCTTTATAACGCCACCCACAGAAAAAACGCTCCCTAACAACACCTCTAACGCTGATATTGATGAAAACAATGAAAGCAATGAAAATAGGGATAATGTGGAAAAACAAGCCATTAGAGATCCTAATGTTAAAGAATTTGCGTGCGGGAAGTGGGTTTATGACGATGAAAACTTGCAAGCCTACCGCCCAAGCATTTTAAAACGCGTTGATGAAGACAAACAAACTGCGACAGACATTACCCCTTGCGATTACAGCACCGCTGAAAATAAAAGCGGTAAAATCATTACCCCTTATACTAAAATCTCCGTTCATAAAACAGAACCTTTAGAAGAGCCACAAACTTTTGAAGCTAAAAACAATTTCGCCATTCTTCAAGCCAGAAGCTCTACAGAAAAATGCAAAAGGGCTAGAGCAAGAAAAGACGGCACGACTAGGCAATGCTATCTAATAGAAGAGCCTTTAAAACAAGCATGGGAGAGTGAGTATGAAATCACCACGCAATTAGTGAAAGCCGTATATGAGCGCCCTAAACAAGACGATCAAGTAGAGCCGACTTTTTATGAAACCAGCGAATTGGCTTATTCTTCCACACGAAAAAGCGAAATAACGCAAAACGAATTGAATTTGAATGAAAAATTCATGGAATTTGTGGAAGTGTATGAGGGGCATTATTTAAACGATATAATCAAAGAAAGCAGCGAATACAAAGAATGGGTTAAAAACCATGTGCGCTTTAAAGAAGGGGTGTGCATGGTTTTAGAAATAGAAGAGCAACCACGAGCCAAAAGCACGCCTTTGAGTATTGAAAACTCTCGTGTTGTGTGTGTCAAAAAGGGGAATTATTTATTCAACGAAGTTTAA